The Nesterenkonia xinjiangensis genome contains a region encoding:
- a CDS encoding DUF4193 domain-containing protein: MATDYDAPRKNDDDVNEDSIEELKNQQTNRQSAVVDEDEAEAAEGFELPGADLSDEELQVRVLPAQSDEFTCGECFLVRHRSQVSREENGMFICRDCDS, translated from the coding sequence ATGGCAACCGACTACGATGCGCCGCGCAAGAACGACGACGACGTCAACGAAGACTCCATCGAGGAACTGAAGAATCAGCAGACCAATCGACAGTCTGCCGTCGTCGACGAAGATGAGGCCGAGGCCGCTGAGGGCTTCGAGCTCCCCGGCGCGGACCTCTCGGACGAGGAGCTGCAGGTGCGGGTGCTGCCCGCCCAGTCCGATGAGTTCACCTGCGGGGAGTGCTTCCTGGTGCGTCACCGTTCCCAGGTCTCCCGCGAGGAGAACGGCATGTTCATCTGCAGGGACTGCGACAGC